The following DNA comes from Tunturibacter psychrotolerans.
AGATGGGGAAGAGATCTTCTATATCTCTAATCCTGGTCTTGGGCTCTGGGCTTATCAGGGTCGCTTCCAGAGCTAGATTCTGCATGGTTGCCGTTAATGATGATGATCGAGAGGATGCTGTTGGATGATTGTTGTGTTGATGGGTGTAAGCGGATCTGGCAAGACTACTATCGGGACGCTGCTGGCTAAGCGTGCGGGCGCCGTGTTTGCCGATGGAGACGATTATCATCCTGTGGCGAACAAGCAGAAGATGGCAGCAGGCCATCCGCTCAACGATGAGGATCGTCAGCCGTGGCTCGAGGTGCTGAATCAGCTCTTGCGAGAGTGGTTTGCAGAAGGGAAGAGCGGTGTTCTGGCCTGCTCTGCATTGAAGGCGAGTTATCGGGTTACGCTGCAAGCGGGTATGCCGAACGGTGCGGTAAGCTTTGTTGTGCTTGAGGCGTCAAAGGAGATGCTTGCGGCTCGTCTGGCAGAGCGAAAACATGAGTTCATGAGTGCGAAGCTCTTGGAGAGTCAGCTTGCGACCCTCGAGATACCGAGCGATGCTGTTCGGGTTGTGAATGATCGGTCCCCAGATGAGGTCGTCAGTCAGATTCTTACGCAGGTCTTGTCGGGAAAGAACTGAGTTTTTTGAGAATAATTTGAGGTAAGAAGAGGCAATTTTCTATGGGGCATCCGTTGTTTGATTTGAGTGGCAAGTCGGTGGTGGTGGTGGGGGGGACGTCGGGTATCGGGTTGGCGATGGCGGTCGGTCTGGCGGAGGCAGGCGCGGATGTGGTGGCGACCTCGCGGCGGATGGAGCAGGTGGATGAGGCGGCGAAGGCGATTGAGGCGACGGGGCGGCGGTCGCTGCGGCTGACCTCGGATGTGGCAGATCGGCAGAGTCTGCAGGCTCTGCTGGATGGGACAGTGAAGGCGTTCGGCAAGGTGGATATCCTGGTCAACTGCGCGGGCAGGATCAAGAGGGAGCCGACGCTGACGGTCTCGGAGGAGACCTGGGACGGCATCATGGATACGAATGTGACGGGGACGCTTCGGGCATGTCAGATCTTCGGCAGGCACATGCTGGAGCGCGGCTATGGGCGCATCGTCAACATCGCTTCGCTGAATACCTTCGTTAGCCTGAGAGAGGTGACGGCATACGCGGCGAGCAAGGCTGCGGTTGGGGCGTTGACCAAGTCTCTGGCGGTGGAGTGGAGCGCGCAGGGTGTGACCGTGAACGCGATCGCTCCAGGCGTCTTTCGGACCGCGTTGAATCAAAAGCTGCTGGACGAGAGCGAACGGGGTAAAGAGTTGTTAATGCGCACCCCCATGGGGCGCTTCGGAAAGACTGTTGAATTGGTGGGTGCGGCGATCTTTCTTGCGAGTGATGCCTCGGCGTTTATCACAGGAGAAATTCTTGTCGTCGATGGCGGTTTTCTTGCCAGCGGAGTGAACCAGTAGGGCCTGTCTGCCACTGATGGATTGATTGAGCCGCTTCTCTTCGTTCGGTGGTGCCCTCCCCCTCCCCCTTGGGGGTTATTTTGCGCGTAAGCTGCGTATTTTCTGTGGCTTACAGGGAGGTGCTGCTCGTAACCTATTCATTCTAAATGGCTTACGGCTAAAATACTTTAAATGTGTGACTTGCGGTGCAATTCTCTGGTTAAAGCAATGAAAGCCGCGGGTGTCCGCGGCTTCATTGCTTGCTCGTTTTCTTCGGTATTTCCAGTATAGCTGTTTGGCTATAACTCATGCGCAAGGGATATCTTATTGTTTCAAATGGGGTTGATGGCGATGAGGGGTTGACAGGTTTCTGGCATGTCGACAAAGACAATAAAGCACAACGGGAAAGGCGAAGGTGTGAAGAGCAAAGTGGAGACGCAGGATCAATCTTCCACAGCATGGCTCAGGATGGGTGAGAACGGATAGAGGACAAACGACGGATGCCTATCGAACCGTGGATTTAGTGATCTGGTTGTTACCGTTTTTGTGTTGGGTGGGAAGGATCCAGGGATAGAGAACCGCAAGGTTTGGTGGAACGATGGTGAGGAAGAGCAGGAAGACGCCGACCATCTCTGGGATGTGAAACATGTTTCGGCTCTCAAGAAAGAGCGATAGGCCGATCAGCGCAACAATCGTCACGCAGATAACGGTGCGTGCAAGGGTCTTTGCCCAGGGTTTGTCGTCATTGGGAAGCATTTTCGAACCGCCTTTCGTCATGCGTCGATAGCGATTTCTGCTAACAATGCCCGTTCTTTCAGCTACGACGGACAGACGCACGAGCGATTAATACGGCAGTGTAGGCCGCTCCGAAGCCGTTGTCTATATTTACTACGGTAACGTTGGGGGAGCAGGAGTTGAGCATTCCCAAAAGTGCAGCGGCGCCGTCGAAGCTGGCTCCGTAACCGACTGAGGTGGGGACGGCGATGACGGGGACGCCGACCAATCCGCCTACGACCGACGGGAGGGCGCCTTCCATTCCGGCACAGACGATGACGACGTCTGCGTGGACGAGTTGGTCGCGGACGGAGAGGAGTCGGTGGAGTCCGGCTACGCCTACGTCGTAGAGGCGGGTGACCTTGGCGTTGAAGAGTTCGGCGGTGACGGCAGCCTCTTCGGCGGTCGGCTGGTCGCTGGTTCCGGCGCTGAGGATGGCGATGTGGCCCTTTGGATCTTCGGGAGGAGATTGTTTGAGGGTGATGGCGCGGGCTGAGGGGTGGTGGGCGGCTGCTGGGAAGGATGCGAGGACGAGGGCGGCGGTTTCGGCGTCGGCGCGGGTGGCGAGGACGTCGGTTCCGGCGGCGGCCATGCGGGTGAAGATGTCCGTGGTTTGCTGTGGGGATTTTCCCTGGGCGTAGATGACCTCGGGGAGACCGATGCGGAGGGTGCGGTGGTGGTCGATGCGGGCGTGGCCGATGTCCTCGTAGGGCATGTCGGCGAGGCGCTGGGTGGCGGCGGTGGGGGTGATGGTTCCGGACTGGACGGCGGCGAGGAGTTCAAGGAGGGAGGCTTTGTTCATGATTGTTGCTTGAGACCTTCGTGATGTCGGTTGTGACGGCAATTCGTCATGTTAGTCGTGAGAGGGGCAATCTGACGCTACGCTGAAATGCCGCCGTCGGATTTTATAAGTTGGCCGTTGATCCATGAGCCTTCAGGTGAGAGTAAGAATGCAATCAGATTCGCGGCGTCTGCAGCGGTCCCTAAACGGCCAGTTGGTTGTCGCTGCGTCAAGGAGATGCGAGTCTGGTCATCCATCCAACCCGTATCAATTGGTCCTGGGTTCACTGCATTTGACGTGATGTTCAGATGGGCAAGTTCGCGTGCTGCTGCCAACACGATTCGATCGAGCGCACCTTTGCTCGCGCCGTAGGGCAAGTTGCCGACAGTATCGTCACTCGTCAGAGCCACAATGCGGCCGCCGCTTTCTGGCGTTTGAACTGCTAGTTGTTGTATCAATTGCCAGCTTGCTCGCACGTTGACGGCGAAGTGTCGTTCGAAACTTTCAAGAGTTGTATCCATGATGCTCGATCCCACCGATTCGCAATGAGAGAGCACAAGAGCTGAGACAGGTCCTAGTTCGGCCGTGACTTTTCCGAAAAGCCCGGAAGCAGAATGTGATTGCTCCAAGTCCGAAGCGATGAATACCACGCGGGAACCTGTTGACAGGAGTTCCACCTTCAAGTTCTCCAAGTCCTCGGGATGGGCTCCCCAAGGCATACGCTCGTCGCAGGGCGCCCAGTAGGTAAGCGCGAGATCCCATCCGCCAGTCGCAAGTTTCCTGGCGACGGCAGCTCCGATACTCGCGGTGCGGCTCACGCCTGAGATCAAAGCTACCGGTCTGACCATGCCTCTAGTTTATCGGTTATCCCAGCCACTTTGGGTTGGCAGCGGTCCCGTCGTAGTGGTTGGTGGTTTTGAAGAGTTCGAACTTGCCTTCGCTTGCGGCGGTGGCGGTGCGGGCCAGCAGGGAACTGATCTGGGCTTGGTCGAGGGGTTCGAAGGTGCGTGCAGCTTCGAAGGCCTGGTCGAGAGTCTGGGTGTTGTCGATGCCGGTGATGACGACCGAGACCGGTTGGGTGAGGCCGTAGTGGAGGGCTTCGATGGGTTGGACGGTGTTGCTTTTGAGAATGTAAGGATCGCCGAAGGTCTTCATGGCGAGGATGCCGATGCCCTGTTTGAGCGCGACGGGCATGACTTCTTTTTCGAAGGAGCGGAAGTGCGCATCCATGACGTTGATTGGCATCTGGACGGTGTCGAAGTGAAAGTTGTGTTTCTGCGCAGTCTCGAGCATGCGGAGATGGACGACGGGATCTTTGTGTCCGGTAAAGCCGATGTAGCGGATCTTTCCCGCGCTGCGGGCGGCGACGGCGGCTTCGATGGCTCCGCCGGGTGCGAAGATGCGGTCGGGGTCTTCCATGCGGATGATCTCGTGGAACTGAACGAGGTCGATCATGTCGGTCTGGAGACGGCCGAGGGATTGTTCGAGTTGCTTGTTGTATTCGTCGGCGGTGCGGCCATCCATTTTGGTCATGAGGAAGACCTTTTGGCGGTAACCGTTGCGGAGGGCCTGACCCATGCGGACCTCTGAGATGCCGTCGTTATAGTCCCAGCAGTTGTCGAGGAAGGTGATGCCGCGGTCGATGCCAGAGTGGAGGAGCTGGATGCTTTCGGCGGAGTCCTTCTGTTTGCCGAGATGGTAGCCGCCCATGCCGATGGCGGAGACGCGCTCGCCTGTGGTGCCGAGTTCGCGGTAGATCATGTTGGGCGATTCGGGTCTCTTTGTGGGTTGACTGGTGGCCTGAGAGGTCTGCGCGTTGAGCGGGATCGCTGCGCTTACGCTGGCGGCGGTTGCGGTCTTGAGGAAGTCTCTACGCTCCATGATCGATGCTCCTCGGGTTAGAGAGTTGCTCTCCGGTTTGATGCAGGTTGTGTGTTGCGGGCGAATTACTTGAGGTACGCGGCGAGGGCTGCTTGTTGAACGAGCTTCAAAGGCACGTTGTGTTTTGTGGCGGCGGTGCGGCAGTCTTCAAACTCTGGGGCTATGTTGCACTCTTGTCCGTTGAGTGTGCCGATCTTTACGCGGATGTCGCCGTAGGGGGTGGTGACGTGGGCGTGGTGGCGGTCGACGCAGACGCGGCTGTCCTGATGGATGCGAAGGCCGAGGGTGCTGGTTTCGCGAAGGATTAATTGTTGGAGAGCTTCGCTGTCGGATGGATTGCAGAGGACGGTGAGGAGGGTGCCAGGGCGGCCCTTTTTCATGATGACCGGAGTGAGCATGACGTCGAGTGCGCCCTGCGCGAGTGCGGTTTCGGAGACGTAGGCGAGGATTTGGGGAGAGAGGTCGTCGAGCGCGGTTTCGAGGACTGTGACGGTTTGTGATTCGTGGGCGTCGTGTTTGGAGGGCGCGTGTTTCGGGGATGGAGTGGGGTGTATGGTGTCGTCGGCTTCACCTATGTTGAGGCGCAGCACGTTTGGGAAGTCTTTGGGGTTGCGGGTTCCGGCGCCGTAGCCGATGCGTTCGACACGCATGGCGGGTTGCTGGCCGAAGGTGGGAGCAAGGGCGCGGATGAGGGCGGCGCCGGTGGGGGTGACGAGCTCTTTTTCGATGTGCGCGGAGTAGGTGGGGAGGCCGCGAAGGAGATCGGCTGTGGCGGGGGCGGGGACGGGGAAGCGGCCGTGGGCGCAGTCGACCATGCCGCCGCCGACGTTGAGGGGGGAGGAGAACCACTTGTCGATGGCGAGGGCGTGGATGCCGGCGGAGGAGGCGACGATGTCGACGATGGCGTCGACTGCGCCTACTTCGTGGAAGTGAATTTTCTCGATGGGGACATTGTGGATCTTTGCTTCGGAGACGCCGAGGAGTTCGAAGGTGTGGATGGCTGTTTGTTTAACGGCGGGAGACAGGGATGCGGCGTTGATCAGGTCGCGGATGACGGTGAGCGAGCGGCCGTGGGTGTGGTTGTGTTCATGGGTATGGGTGTGGCCGGCTTTGTGTTGGTGCTGAGTTTTGGGGTGGTGTTGGTGCGTGTGGGAGTGTTGGTGGGTGTCGTCTTCTTCGTGTTCGTGGGTGTGTGTTTGAGTTTGCTCGGCGAGGGTTGAGCCTTCGTAAACGTGGACCTTCGTGGAGGAGATTCCGCTGCGGTCGACCTTTTCGATTTTGAGGGTTGCGTTGAGATTGAGGGCGGTTACGGCTTCGTGGAGGATGTTTGGGTCGACTCCGGCGTCGAGGAGGGCTCCGAGAAACATGTCGCCACTGATACCGGCGAAGCAGTCGAGGTAGGCGATGCGCATGGAGATTATTGTTTCATGTTCGGAGTGTGGCGTTATCGAGCGGCCTGGATGGAGGAGGCGGAGAGGAGGGCGTCGTTCATGGAGCCGGAGCGGTAGCCTTCGGTGTCGAGGGTGACGTAGAGGAAGCCGAGGGGCTTGATGGCGGCGGTGATGGCCTGGAGAGTGAAGAGAGTGAGGGCGCGGGGAAGATCGATGCGGGCGATTTCGATGCGGGCGAGGTCGCCATGGTGACGGACGCGGACCTGGGGGAAGCCGAGGGCGTGGAGTGCCGCTTCGGCCTGCTCGACCTGAGAGAGATTTTCGCGGGTGACGGGGCGGCCGTATTCGATGCGTGAGGAGAGGCAGGCGCTGGCGGGCTTGTCCCAGAGCTTGAGGCCAGCCTTATGGGCGAGGGTGCGGATCTCTTGTTTGGTGAGGCCGGCGGTGACCAGGGGCGCGACGGCGTGGTGTTGTGCGGCGGCTTGCTGGCCGGGGCGAAATTCGGCGCGGTCGTCGAGGTTCATGCCGTAGGCGATGTGGGTGAAGTTGCGGGTGGCTCGGGCTTGCTCCATTTGCTGGAAGAGCTCGTCTTTGCAATGGAAGCAGCGCTGGGAGTCGTTGCGCTGGTAGTCGGGGCTTTCGAGCTCGTTGGTGCGGAGGATTTGGATGGGGATGTTGTGGTCGGCGGCGAAGGCGAGGGCGGCGGCGAGTTCGGCGCGGGGGAGGGAGGGGGAGTCGGCAATGACAGCCTGCATGTTTTCGCCGAGGGCCTGGTGGGCGGCGTAGGCGAGGTAGGCGGAATCTGTGCCGCCGGAGTAGGCGACAAGGACGCTCCCGAGTTGCTGCAGGGTCTCGTGGAGCTTTGCGGATTTGGCGGCGAGATCCATCTGATCTGATTGTAGGCCAGGTCGCGCGGCGTGGGGAGACGGTCGCTTGGAATGAGGGGCTAGCTGTCGGGGAGATTCTGAATGGCGGCGAATTTTTAGATGGACATGTGTGAGGATGGTTTTTGATACTTCGCGGTAACTGTAGACGGCTCACTGCATCGAAGAGAGTAAGAGAATATGAATCGCACACTTTTACCTGGCCGGCCGTATCCTCTCGGCGCGACTGTGACGAGCAAAGGCACGAACTTCGCTATTTTTTCTGAGGGCGCGACCAGGGTTGAGCTGTGTTTCTTCGACGCGGAAGGCAGGCAGGTTGATTCTGTGTATTTGCGTGAGCGAACTGCCTATGTGTGGCATGGCCTTGTCCGCAATATCAAAGCGGGGCAGCTCTACGGCTATCGGATCGATGGGCCCTGGGAGCCGGAGAAGGGTCATCGCTTCAATGCACATAAGCTGCTGATCGATCCCTACGCCAAAGCTTTGTCGGGCGAGGTTGATTGGCAGAAGCCAATCTTCGGGCATGATGTCGCGTCCGGTGACGATCTGAAGATGGATGAGAACGACAGCGCGGATGGCGTGCCGAAGAGCGTTGTGGTTGACAGCCAGTTTGACTGGGGTGATGACTGTTGCCCTGAGACTCCACTGGCTGATTCTGTGATCTACGAGATGCATGTGAAGGGCTTCAGTATCCTGAATCCTGGGGTTCCGGAAGAGCTTCGCGGCACCTATGCGGGTCTCGCATGTGCGACAAGCATCGATTATCTGAAGAAGCTTGGAGTGACTGCGGTTGAACTTATGCCGATTCATCATTTCATCGATGAACGACGCCTTGTCGGCGATGGCTTGGTGAATTACTGGGGCTACAACACGCTGGGGTATTTTGCTCCGATGGCCCGTTACAGCTCCTGCGAAGATATTGGCGGCCAGGTGAATGAGTTCAAGCGAATGGTGAAGGCGCTTCACGCGGCGGGAATCGAGGTCATACTCGACGTGGTCTACAACCATACGTGCGAAGGCAACGAGCTTGGTCCGACGCTGTGCTGGAGGGGAGTTTGTAACACTACCTATTACAGAGTCAAAGAGGACAATCCACGTTATTACATCGACTACACAGGCACGGGCAATACGTTGAACGTGCGGCTTCCGCAGGTTTTGAAGATGCTGATGGACTCGCTGCGCTACTGGGTAACCGAAATGCATGTCGATGGCTTTCGTTTCGATCTGGCCGCGACGCTTGCGCGGGAGCTTCATGATGTCAGCCGGTTGTCGTCGTTCTTCGACACGATTCACCAGGACCCTACGCTTGCGGACGTGAAGCTGATCGCCGAGCCGTGGGATGTTGGTGAAGGGGGATATCAGGTCGGCCAGTTTCCTGTTCTGTGGGCGGAGTGGAATGGAAAGTATCGCGACACAGTTCGGCGCTTCTGGAAGGGGGACGGGGGACAGTTGTCCGCTCTTGCAAATCGTCTGACGGGATCGAGCGATCTCTATCAAGATGATGGGCGCAAGCCTTATGCGAGCATCAATTTTGTTACGGCGCATGACGGCTTTACGCTGTGTGACCTGGTTAGCTACAACCAGAAGCACAATGAGGCCAACGGCGAAGACAACAGAGATGGTTCGGACAGCAATGATTCGTGGAACATGGGAGCGGAGGGTCCGACCGACGACGCAAAGATCAACGTCTTGCGAGAGAGGCAGACGCGAAATTTTCTGACGACGCTGATGCTGTCCCAGGGAGTGCCGATGTTGAGTGGCGGCGACGAGATAGCGCGGTCACAGCGGGGCAACAATAACTGCTACTGCCAGGATAACGAGCTTACGTGGCACGACTGGAATCTCGATGAACCTCGTAAGCGAGTGCTCGATTTTACGAGTCAGTTGATACACTTTCGCCTCGCTCATCCGAATCTGCACCGGCGGAAGTTTTTTCAGGATCGCGAGATTCGCAGGAAGGGCGAGGATATCGTGATCAAGGATGTTGCCTGGTTTAGTACCGATGGCAAGCAGGTTTCGGACGAAGCCTGGAATACGGAGTGGAACCGCTCCGTGGCTGTTCTACTCAACGGCCGGACACTGCAGGTGTCCGACGAGGACGGCAGACGTGTCATGGACGACAGCTTTTTTCTGGTTGTGAATGCGGCCGAAGGCGGAGTTGAGTATGTGCTACCCGTGTCGCCTTCGGGAAAACCATGGTGTGAGGTGATCGATACCGAAAATATTGACAATCCCTTTGCCTGCACGGAGGTTGACGGGAAGATCATCGTTGGGGGAAGGGCCCTAAAACTGTTGAGCGATGGGGCAGTTTCATCGATCAACGGGTCGTCGGCGCCGGCTTCTTCGGTTTCTTCGGCGCCGGCTTTGCCTCCGAAGCAGGGGCCGGCGTTGGTTTAGGATGGCTGGCGACTTGCGTCGCGGGAACTTTGAGTGGTTCCGGATGGAGATAGCGATCCAGATTGTACCCGGCTGTCTGCGCTGATTTGCAGGATTCCAAGACGGCTGCTTCGAGCGTCTTGATCGAATCGAGATTGATCGGAGACTGCTGCGCGAGGTTGATGAGCGCGGGAAGCTGAAGCCAGCCTAGTAGCTCTTCGAATCCCTCTTTGTTGAAGTAAGTGACGCCGGAGGACTCGTTGATTCCTGTGAGCCAGCGAACGTCTGGGTCGGACCAGAACTGTTCGGACTTGGTGGGAGACGTGTCGGTTTGCGATAGAAGGATTCGTACTCGAGCAGCTGCGCGCCAGGTGTTTTCTCCCTCTATCCCGATGGCGGTGAATGTCTCCGATAGTGCTGAGCGCAACTGGAGCTTGTCGAAGAGAGCTGCTTGATCGTCCTGACGCGGGAGGCTGTGGAGAGTGATCCAGGTCAGAACAGGCGCCCAGATTTGCTCTGTCGGAACGGTCGTTTTGGCACCGGGGAGGAAACGGCTTGCGGCTGGCGGCAAGGTGGTGGAGAAGTTTCGAGAGATCGAGATGAGATGAAGGGCAGCCTTCGTCATCGTCTCGCATAGATTCTTGTAGTTCGAAATCGCTTCGGTGGCGTCGTTCGATTGCGATGTGAATTCGTCAGCTTCGGAGGGAAGATTTTGGAGCACTTTTTCGAAGAAGCGTTGACTGCACTTCACGAATGGCTGGAGTCGAGGGTGGAGCGGGAGTTGTTCAGATGGCGGGAGAGGGGTGTCTCCTGCGGGCGCTTGAACGCTGGCTGTTGGCTGTTGTGCCTTTGTTGCAGGGGCTGCCGTTGCAGTCTTGTCGTTGCCGTTCGACGCGGCGAGTTTCGTTGTGGTGGATGCGGCTCCTTTGTTTGCCAGCTCCGAAGCTACGCTTGTGAATGCCCGAATGTGATTCTCGCTGAGAGCCTGGCGGAAGGCTTCATGCAGCGGACGGAGGCGAAGTTTGGATAGCGCTTCTTCGACGCTGTAGACGCCGGCTCCGTTGAGTGCGTCGAAGAGCTGATCCCAGGGTTGATCGACAGTGGCTCGGAGTTCTCGCCAGTTGAGCAGAACCGCATATTGATAGCCGCGCAGATCGATGGAGAGGCCGGTGTGGTGGAGATCGGTGCTGCGGCAGAGATATTCGAGACCGTGTGCGGTGTCGCGGTAGGCGAAGAAGGTGAAGTAGTTGTAGGGGAGGTCGAGTCCGTCGGAGAGACTTCTCTGGCGGAGGTGGCCGGTGGCTTTGTCGATGGAGGCCGCGGAGAAGTGAATGGTGCCGTGTGTGCTGCCGTAGCTGTTGTTGTAAAGGATGATCGCGCGCTCGCCGTGGGCGCGATTGGAATAGGCGAAGACGTTTTCGTCGACGCTGCCGAAGTCGGTCCAGAAGTCGTAGAGGACGAAGTTAGTGCTTTCGGCGAAGAGACGGCGGTTTTTGAGGAGAGGCGCGATCTCGTGTTGGTGGCGGGATACGAGGTTCTCTTTGGGCCACTCTTCCATCTTGGCTTGCTTGAACTCCATGCCGTAACGCTCGGTGTAGCCTTCGATTTGGCCGTGGCCGAACATGGGCAGGCCGGGGAGCGTGGCCAGCAGAGTGCAGACACCGAAGTATTTGTCGCCTGTGCCGAACTGGTCGATGGCGGTGCGTTCGTCAGGGTTGCTCATGAAGCTGACATAGCGCTTGAGGATGTCGGGATCGAACTCGATGGTCTTTTTTAGGTAGGAACGGTATTTGGCGTTTTCTTCGTCGCGCAGCATGTTCATGAAGGCGCTGTTGTAGACGCGATGCATGCCGAGAGTGCGGACGAAGTAGCCTTCGAGGAGCCAGAAGGCTTCTGCGAGGAGGAGGGTGCCGGGAACTTCCGCGGCGACGCGGTCGACGACCTCGCGCCAGAACTCGTGGGGCATGAGGGCTTCGAACTCGTCCTGAGGCATGGCGTTTTCGGCGCGCGAGGGGATGGATCCGCCGGTACCGGGAAGAGGGAACCACAGGCGCTGAACGTGGCGTTTGGCGAGCACCATCGCAGCGTCGAAGCGGATGATGGGGAAGAGGCGGGCGACGTGGAGGATGACCTGGATGACGTGCTCACGGACGGCTGCTTTGGAGTAGTCGAGCTGTGCGGTGTCGTTCCAGGCGAAGGTTGTGCCGTCGTTGCCGTGGTACATGTAGCGGGTGGCTCCGTCGCGGTGGTGGCGGAGGCGGAAGACTACGGCGGCGTCGGACTGGTCGTAATAGTGGTCCTCGATTTTGATCTCGACGCGGCTGTCGGTGGAGAGATCGGGGCCTTCGAAGCGATAGACAGGGAAGGGGCTCTCCCAGCGATAGAGGAACCAGTCGGGGTTCTCGATGACCCAGTTGGAGTCGATGCCCATGTGGTTGGGGACCATGTCGCTGGCGAGGCGGATGCCGGCGCGGGCGGCGCGGTCGCGGAGGTTTTCGTAGGCGTGGTTGCCGCCTAGGTCTTCCGCGATTTGATACTCCTTGAGCGAGTAGGCGGAGGCTACGGCGTCGTGGTGGCCGCGGAGGCGCTTGATGGTGCGGGAGGCGACGCTGCGCTCCCATAGGCCGATGAGCCATAGGCCGGTGATGCCGCGGTCGGCGAGGAGATGGAGCTCTTCGTCGGGGATCTGGTCGAGACGGTGGATGTGGCGGAGATGTTTTTTTGAGAGCTGCTCGAGCCAGACATAGGTGCTCTTGGCCATGAGGACGACGGTGGGCATCCAGGCCTGGTCGGCGCTGAAGGCTTCGTACTCGTTGAGGGGGGCCTGATAGTCGTGGCCGTAGCGTCGTTGCCTGCCGTCGGGGCCGTTGATGTACTCGTCTTCGAAGCCGATGTACTCGTCGCCGACGAAGCCTTCGCCTCCGCGGCCGGGCGCGCCGTGGCGGTATTGGTCTGGTCCGGGTGGATGGAAGCGAAGCCAGATCGCGAGATCTTCTTCGCGCAGGACGTCGATGGCGAGCAGGACGCGGCGGAGGTCTTCGCCGAGATATTTGGACCAGTATTCGCGGATGTAGTCGAGCTGGCCGGTAAGGGAGTCGGGGGAGGCGAGCAGGGGAGCGCGGAGGGCGTCGAGGAGGGTTCCGGCTTCGGAGAGGGGCGGGCGGGTGACGAAGTAGTCGGGGAAGCCGGCGGTGACGGTTTGATAGATCGTCTGCTGCTTGAGGGGGGTGTCTTCGAAGAGCTCGCGGAAGGGGGAGAAGCCGGGGTTGATGTTGGCGAGCCAGAGTAGGAGGAGCTCTTCGAGAGCGGCTTCACGGTTTGGTTGACCGTCAGTTGTACCGTTTAGCCATTCAGCTGCGGTTTGTTCGCCGCGATGTATGGCTACGTTGGGAAACTGCTCGGTGAATTTGAGGAGGAGGCGTTGGATTTCTTCGGGTTTTGCGTGGCCGGTGAACCAGCGTACTGCGTCGGCGAAGACGGCTGGGTCGATCTCCTCACGATAGCGGGCGATCATTGCGTGATTCAGTTCGTCGATCAGGCCCATCGCGAAGAGTGCGCCGGCGTTGACGACTCCCGGTTGGCCAGTCTGCTGTTTGCGCAGCTCTTCGAGCTGTTTGGCCAGGTTTCGGCTGGCAGCGACGTTGCCGAAGACGATGTTTCCGGTGTAGCTGAAGAGCAGATCTTCAAGGTCCA
Coding sequences within:
- the glgX gene encoding glycogen debranching protein GlgX, whose product is MNRTLLPGRPYPLGATVTSKGTNFAIFSEGATRVELCFFDAEGRQVDSVYLRERTAYVWHGLVRNIKAGQLYGYRIDGPWEPEKGHRFNAHKLLIDPYAKALSGEVDWQKPIFGHDVASGDDLKMDENDSADGVPKSVVVDSQFDWGDDCCPETPLADSVIYEMHVKGFSILNPGVPEELRGTYAGLACATSIDYLKKLGVTAVELMPIHHFIDERRLVGDGLVNYWGYNTLGYFAPMARYSSCEDIGGQVNEFKRMVKALHAAGIEVILDVVYNHTCEGNELGPTLCWRGVCNTTYYRVKEDNPRYYIDYTGTGNTLNVRLPQVLKMLMDSLRYWVTEMHVDGFRFDLAATLARELHDVSRLSSFFDTIHQDPTLADVKLIAEPWDVGEGGYQVGQFPVLWAEWNGKYRDTVRRFWKGDGGQLSALANRLTGSSDLYQDDGRKPYASINFVTAHDGFTLCDLVSYNQKHNEANGEDNRDGSDSNDSWNMGAEGPTDDAKINVLRERQTRNFLTTLMLSQGVPMLSGGDEIARSQRGNNNCYCQDNELTWHDWNLDEPRKRVLDFTSQLIHFRLAHPNLHRRKFFQDREIRRKGEDIVIKDVAWFSTDGKQVSDEAWNTEWNRSVAVLLNGRTLQVSDEDGRRVMDDSFFLVVNAAEGGVEYVLPVSPSGKPWCEVIDTENIDNPFACTEVDGKIIVGGRALKLLSDGAVSSINGSSAPASSVSSAPALPPKQGPALV
- a CDS encoding alpha-amylase family glycosyl hydrolase, which translates into the protein MEFHISGDLRKKLDLEDLLFSYTGNIVFGNVAASRNLAKQLEELRKQQTGQPGVVNAGALFAMGLIDELNHAMIARYREEIDPAVFADAVRWFTGHAKPEEIQRLLLKFTEQFPNVAIHRGEQTAAEWLNGTTDGQPNREAALEELLLLWLANINPGFSPFRELFEDTPLKQQTIYQTVTAGFPDYFVTRPPLSEAGTLLDALRAPLLASPDSLTGQLDYIREYWSKYLGEDLRRVLLAIDVLREEDLAIWLRFHPPGPDQYRHGAPGRGGEGFVGDEYIGFEDEYINGPDGRQRRYGHDYQAPLNEYEAFSADQAWMPTVVLMAKSTYVWLEQLSKKHLRHIHRLDQIPDEELHLLADRGITGLWLIGLWERSVASRTIKRLRGHHDAVASAYSLKEYQIAEDLGGNHAYENLRDRAARAGIRLASDMVPNHMGIDSNWVIENPDWFLYRWESPFPVYRFEGPDLSTDSRVEIKIEDHYYDQSDAAVVFRLRHHRDGATRYMYHGNDGTTFAWNDTAQLDYSKAAVREHVIQVILHVARLFPIIRFDAAMVLAKRHVQRLWFPLPGTGGSIPSRAENAMPQDEFEALMPHEFWREVVDRVAAEVPGTLLLAEAFWLLEGYFVRTLGMHRVYNSAFMNMLRDEENAKYRSYLKKTIEFDPDILKRYVSFMSNPDERTAIDQFGTGDKYFGVCTLLATLPGLPMFGHGQIEGYTERYGMEFKQAKMEEWPKENLVSRHQHEIAPLLKNRRLFAESTNFVLYDFWTDFGSVDENVFAYSNRAHGERAIILYNNSYGSTHGTIHFSAASIDKATGHLRQRSLSDGLDLPYNYFTFFAYRDTAHGLEYLCRSTDLHHTGLSIDLRGYQYAVLLNWRELRATVDQPWDQLFDALNGAGVYSVEEALSKLRLRPLHEAFRQALSENHIRAFTSVASELANKGAASTTTKLAASNGNDKTATAAPATKAQQPTASVQAPAGDTPLPPSEQLPLHPRLQPFVKCSQRFFEKVLQNLPSEADEFTSQSNDATEAISNYKNLCETMTKAALHLISISRNFSTTLPPAASRFLPGAKTTVPTEQIWAPVLTWITLHSLPRQDDQAALFDKLQLRSALSETFTAIGIEGENTWRAAARVRILLSQTDTSPTKSEQFWSDPDVRWLTGINESSGVTYFNKEGFEELLGWLQLPALINLAQQSPINLDSIKTLEAAVLESCKSAQTAGYNLDRYLHPEPLKVPATQVASHPKPTPAPASEAKPAPKKPKKPAPTTR